In one window of Rhizobium sp. ACO-34A DNA:
- a CDS encoding sugar transporter, translating to MSILLSFSRAVDAVSAFVGKIAEYLVLLCCLISAGNAIVRYAVNYSSNGWLEIQWYLFAFVVILGASHTLRNNEHVRVDLIYGSASERGKLWIDIFGLTFLLLPVCIYLTWLCWPFFALSYHEGEISSNAGGLIRWPVKLMIVAGFGLLTLQGISELIKRISALTGHIQIDTKYEKPLQ from the coding sequence ATGAGCATCCTGCTATCGTTCAGTCGGGCGGTTGACGCCGTCAGTGCATTCGTCGGAAAAATCGCGGAATATCTCGTATTGTTGTGCTGCCTGATCAGCGCCGGCAATGCGATCGTTCGCTACGCGGTCAACTACAGCTCCAATGGCTGGCTTGAGATCCAGTGGTATCTCTTCGCCTTCGTGGTCATCCTCGGAGCCTCGCATACCCTGCGCAACAACGAGCATGTCCGCGTCGACCTGATCTATGGATCAGCCTCCGAACGCGGCAAGCTGTGGATCGACATCTTCGGCCTCACCTTTCTGCTGCTGCCGGTCTGCATCTACCTGACATGGCTATGCTGGCCGTTCTTCGCGTTGTCCTATCACGAGGGGGAAATCTCCTCGAATGCGGGCGGCCTCATCCGCTGGCCGGTGAAGCTCATGATCGTCGCGGGCTTCGGCCTCCTGACCCTTCAGGGCATCTCTGAACTGATCAAGCGCATATCGGCCCTTACCGGCCATATCCAGATCGACACAAAATACGAAAAACCGCTGCAGTAA
- a CDS encoding C4-dicarboxylate ABC transporter: MFDYGIIPPAMFLGMVIFMLYGFPVAFSLAAVGLFFGVIGILTGHFSDLFLQALPLRFFGIISNDLLLAIPFFTFMGAILERCGLAEDLLEGTGKLFGAIPGGLAYAVILVGAVLGAITGTVAASVITMGVISLPIMLRYGYSPRLATGVIAASGTITQVIPPSLVLVVLADQLGKSVGDMYLGAIGPSILQVAIFTLYILILSIIKPKSMPPLPKEVRGDLNWALVAKVLAGMLPSIVLIFLVLGTIFMGLATPTEAGALGVVGAMALAALHRRLTWPLIQEAMRSTMGITSMVVMILIGSTCFSLVFQGMDGSLWIEHMLSGIPGGPVGFLIFVNIFIFILAFFLDFFEIAFIVVPMLAPVASALGIDLIWFGVLLCVNMQTSFMHPPFGFALFYLRSIASRDVKTSDIYMGALPWVGMQLLLVAILIFWPESVTMWLDKGPQVDLNNVKIEVPGFGAGGGLSLPPLGTDGGNGAPGGLGLPPLGSDGGLPGQAPATGTPSMDLSQPPVIK; encoded by the coding sequence TTGTTCGACTACGGTATCATTCCGCCAGCGATGTTCCTGGGCATGGTCATTTTCATGCTCTACGGTTTTCCCGTCGCTTTCTCGCTCGCAGCGGTCGGCCTTTTCTTCGGCGTGATCGGCATCCTCACCGGCCATTTCAGCGATCTGTTCCTGCAGGCGCTGCCGCTGCGCTTCTTCGGCATCATTTCCAACGATCTGCTGCTGGCCATCCCCTTTTTCACCTTCATGGGTGCCATTCTCGAGCGCTGCGGCCTTGCGGAAGACCTGCTGGAGGGAACCGGAAAACTGTTCGGCGCCATCCCGGGCGGCCTGGCCTATGCCGTTATCCTGGTTGGCGCGGTTCTCGGCGCCATCACCGGTACGGTTGCAGCCTCCGTCATCACCATGGGCGTCATTTCACTGCCGATCATGCTGCGCTATGGCTACAGCCCGCGGCTTGCGACCGGCGTCATCGCCGCCTCGGGCACGATCACACAGGTCATCCCGCCGTCGCTGGTCCTCGTCGTTCTGGCGGACCAGCTCGGCAAGTCGGTCGGCGACATGTATCTCGGCGCCATCGGCCCCTCGATCCTGCAGGTCGCGATCTTCACGCTCTACATCCTGATCCTGTCGATCATCAAGCCGAAGTCCATGCCACCGCTTCCGAAAGAGGTGCGCGGCGATCTGAACTGGGCTCTGGTCGCCAAGGTGCTGGCCGGCATGCTGCCGTCCATCGTGCTCATCTTCCTCGTGCTCGGCACGATCTTCATGGGCCTGGCAACGCCGACGGAAGCCGGCGCGCTCGGTGTCGTCGGCGCGATGGCGCTTGCCGCCCTGCACCGCCGCCTGACCTGGCCCCTGATCCAGGAGGCCATGCGCTCGACCATGGGCATCACCTCGATGGTGGTGATGATCCTGATCGGCTCCACCTGCTTCAGTCTGGTCTTCCAGGGCATGGACGGTTCGCTCTGGATCGAGCACATGCTGTCCGGCATTCCCGGCGGCCCGGTCGGCTTTCTGATCTTCGTCAATATCTTCATCTTCATTCTGGCGTTCTTCCTCGACTTCTTCGAGATCGCCTTCATCGTCGTGCCGATGCTGGCACCGGTCGCCTCCGCGCTCGGCATCGACCTGATCTGGTTCGGCGTCCTGCTCTGCGTCAACATGCAGACCAGCTTCATGCACCCGCCATTCGGCTTCGCTCTCTTCTACCTGCGAAGTATCGCGTCCCGGGACGTGAAGACGTCGGACATCTACATGGGCGCGCTGCCCTGGGTCGGCATGCAGCTCCTGCTGGTCGCCATCCTCATCTTCTGGCCGGAATCGGTCACCATGTGGCTCGACAAGGGACCGCAGGTGGATCTGAACAACGTCAAGATCGAGGTCCCGGGCTTCGGTGCCGGCGGCGGACTGTCTCTGCCACCGCTGGGTACGGACGGCGGCAACGGTGCACCCGGCGGCCTAGGCCTGCCGCCGCTCGGCTCCGATGGTGGCCTTCCCGGACAGGCACCGGCAACCGGCACCCCGTCCATGGACCTCAGCCAGCCGCCGGTCATCAAGTAA
- a CDS encoding ABC transporter substrate-binding protein, whose protein sequence is MDRRSFIKKAGVTGAGVAASTVLAAPAIAQENPKITWRLTSSFPKSLDTIYGGAADIAERVSAATDGNFNIQVFAAGEIVPGLQAVDAVAAGTVEAAHTTSYYFWGKEPTFAIGTAIPFGLNARMQNAWYYQGNGNKLMNEFFATQGLYGLPAGNTGVQMGGWFRKEINTVDDLKGLKMRIAGLAGKVLEKVGVVPQQLAGGDIYPALEKGTIDAAEFVGPYDDAKLGFHKVAKYYYYPGFWEGGPVVHGFFNLEKYNGLPKHYQAILADACAYANTNMTAKYDSKNPQALKQLVAEGTVLRPFSQEIMEACYQAALGIYAELSAQSPTFKKVYEDQLAFKKDAYLWAQLGEYTFDTFMMIQQRAGKL, encoded by the coding sequence ATGGATCGTCGTTCATTTATCAAGAAAGCGGGCGTGACGGGTGCGGGCGTTGCCGCATCGACAGTGCTCGCCGCGCCTGCCATTGCGCAGGAAAACCCCAAGATTACCTGGCGACTGACGTCGTCGTTCCCGAAGTCGCTTGATACCATCTATGGCGGAGCGGCGGATATCGCCGAGCGTGTTTCCGCAGCAACCGACGGAAATTTCAACATTCAGGTCTTTGCGGCCGGGGAAATCGTGCCGGGCCTGCAGGCCGTCGATGCGGTTGCGGCCGGCACCGTCGAGGCTGCTCACACGACGTCCTATTATTTCTGGGGCAAGGAGCCGACTTTCGCCATCGGTACGGCCATCCCCTTCGGCCTCAATGCCCGCATGCAGAACGCCTGGTACTATCAGGGCAACGGCAACAAGCTGATGAACGAGTTCTTTGCAACTCAGGGCCTTTACGGACTGCCGGCCGGCAATACCGGCGTGCAGATGGGCGGCTGGTTCCGCAAGGAGATCAACACAGTCGATGACCTCAAGGGCCTGAAGATGCGCATCGCCGGTCTGGCCGGCAAGGTTCTGGAGAAGGTGGGCGTCGTGCCGCAGCAGCTCGCTGGTGGTGACATCTATCCGGCGCTGGAAAAGGGCACGATCGATGCAGCCGAATTCGTCGGTCCTTATGACGACGCCAAGCTCGGTTTCCACAAGGTGGCCAAGTACTACTACTATCCGGGTTTCTGGGAAGGCGGCCCGGTCGTCCATGGCTTCTTCAATCTGGAGAAGTATAACGGCCTGCCGAAGCACTATCAGGCGATCCTCGCCGACGCCTGCGCCTATGCCAACACCAACATGACGGCAAAGTACGATTCGAAGAATCCGCAGGCGCTCAAGCAGCTCGTCGCCGAAGGCACCGTGCTTCGCCCCTTCAGTCAGGAGATCATGGAAGCCTGCTATCAGGCAGCGCTTGGCATCTACGCTGAACTCTCGGCGCAGAGCCCGACCTTCAAGAAGGTCTATGAAGACCAGCTGGCATTCAAGAAGGACGCCTATCTGTGGGCGCAGCTCGGTGAATATACCTTCGATACCTTCATGATGATCCAGCAGCGCGCGGGCAAGCTTTAA
- a CDS encoding gamma-glutamyl-gamma-aminobutyrate hydrolase, with translation MPKPIIAVPADIREFDGTSWHAAQNQYVRAALKVADVMSFIIPAFEAGNDTDALLDRVDGLLVSGSATNVHPSLYGGEFRESDGPFDPARDATTLPMIRRAIERGIPLLAICRGIQELNVALGGTLATEIQEQEGVWDHRKPQHADRDVMYSIRQDVIVAEGSCIARYLGTGRIPVNSLHRQAISKTAPSLQVEAIADDGTIEAVSVIGAKGFAIGVQWHPEYWAESDKPSRAIFEAFGDAVRDYVKARG, from the coding sequence ATGCCCAAGCCGATCATTGCCGTTCCCGCCGATATTCGCGAATTCGACGGAACCTCCTGGCATGCGGCCCAGAATCAGTATGTCCGCGCAGCCCTCAAGGTTGCCGATGTCATGTCCTTCATCATTCCCGCCTTCGAGGCCGGCAACGATACGGACGCCCTTCTGGATCGTGTCGACGGCCTGCTCGTGTCCGGTTCGGCCACCAACGTTCATCCCTCCCTCTATGGTGGTGAATTCAGGGAAAGCGACGGCCCGTTCGATCCTGCCCGTGATGCGACCACGCTGCCGATGATCCGTCGGGCTATCGAGCGGGGCATTCCCCTGCTCGCGATCTGCCGTGGCATTCAGGAACTGAACGTCGCGCTCGGCGGAACGTTGGCGACCGAGATCCAGGAGCAGGAAGGCGTGTGGGACCACCGCAAGCCCCAGCATGCGGACCGCGACGTTATGTACAGCATCCGTCAGGATGTGATCGTTGCCGAAGGCTCCTGCATCGCGCGCTATCTCGGAACGGGCCGCATTCCGGTCAATTCGCTGCATCGTCAGGCTATCTCGAAGACCGCTCCGAGCCTGCAGGTCGAAGCCATCGCCGATGACGGTACGATCGAAGCCGTTTCCGTGATCGGCGCCAAGGGCTTTGCCATCGGCGTGCAGTGGCATCCGGAATACTGGGCGGAAAGCGACAAGCCGTCCCGCGCCATTTTCGAAGCCTTCGGCGACGCCGTACGTGACTACGTGAAGGCTCGCGGCTAA
- a CDS encoding 2-hydroxyacid dehydrogenase has translation MTKDRVAILVPGYINPRVIARLSEVFDIIAVPHGPTLDISDDEAALVRGVAVSGALPASWIARLPKLEIISNFGVGYDGVDVRAAVQRGIMVTNSPDVLNDEVADTTVALLINTVRQLPQAEAWLRQGRWTSEGHYPLTPLSLKGRHVGMQGLGRIGIEIARRLEPFKVKISYHTRRPRADVPYTYHSSLLSLAETVDTLISIVPKTPETTGSINAEVLKALGPNGVLINVGRGTTVDQAALIAALREGTIAAAGLDVFASEPNVPQELIDLPNVSLLPHVASASIPTRNAMADLVADNLLSWFSTGKALTPVPEMRQESV, from the coding sequence ATGACCAAAGACCGTGTCGCAATCCTCGTGCCCGGTTACATCAATCCGCGCGTTATTGCGCGGTTGAGCGAGGTGTTCGATATCATAGCTGTGCCCCATGGGCCGACGCTCGATATTTCCGATGATGAGGCCGCGCTGGTGCGCGGTGTTGCCGTTTCCGGCGCTCTTCCGGCATCGTGGATCGCGCGGTTGCCAAAGCTGGAAATCATTTCCAATTTCGGCGTGGGTTACGACGGGGTGGACGTCCGCGCTGCCGTGCAACGCGGCATCATGGTGACGAATTCGCCCGATGTGCTGAATGACGAGGTGGCGGATACGACCGTCGCCCTGCTCATCAATACCGTTCGGCAGCTGCCGCAGGCCGAGGCGTGGCTTCGTCAGGGACGCTGGACGTCGGAAGGGCATTATCCGCTGACACCGCTTTCGCTGAAGGGACGGCATGTCGGGATGCAGGGGCTTGGCCGGATCGGGATCGAAATTGCGCGGCGCCTCGAGCCGTTCAAGGTGAAGATCAGCTATCACACCCGGCGACCGCGTGCCGACGTGCCCTACACTTATCATTCCAGTCTCCTGAGCCTTGCGGAGACGGTCGATACGCTGATCTCCATCGTGCCGAAGACGCCCGAGACCACCGGCTCGATCAATGCCGAGGTGCTGAAGGCGCTTGGGCCCAATGGCGTGCTCATCAATGTGGGGCGTGGCACGACAGTCGATCAGGCAGCGCTGATCGCGGCGCTGAGGGAAGGGACGATTGCGGCGGCCGGCCTCGATGTTTTCGCAAGCGAGCCGAACGTGCCGCAGGAACTGATCGACCTGCCGAATGTCTCTCTCCTGCCGCATGTCGCCTCGGCATCTATCCCGACGCGTAATGCGATGGCCGATCTCGTGGCCGACAACCTGCTTTCGTGGTTCTCGACCGGCAAGGCGCTGACGCCCGTGCCGGAGATGCGGCAGGAATCAGTCTGA
- a CDS encoding transcriptional regulator codes for MAQKVKLSTIAESLGLSTATISLALRDSPLVAADTREKIKEQARTLGYIYNRRAASLRTSRSGIIGVVVHDIMNPFYGEILKAIESELDRSRHTFILSNHYDSVDKQRMFIETLLQLGGDGVIMSPAIGTPPEDVMLAEDNNMPAIFVARSMEGVDVPIYRGDDSYGISLATNHLIGLGHRTIAMIGGTDQTSTGRDRYQGYVSALRKAGIEVDPNLRIPGPRTKQGGFEAAVNFLSLPQKPTAAVCWNDLVAIGLMNGIARAGLVPGRDVSVTGYDDLEEASIATPSLTTVWNGQAEVGRLAARALLDKLAGNHEPDGIHLIKPEMRIRQSTGPIKR; via the coding sequence GTGGCTCAGAAGGTCAAGCTTTCAACGATCGCCGAATCGCTCGGTTTGTCGACCGCAACCATATCGCTCGCCTTGCGCGACAGTCCGCTGGTTGCGGCCGATACGCGGGAGAAGATCAAGGAGCAGGCACGCACCCTCGGCTATATCTACAACCGCCGCGCAGCCAGTCTCCGCACGTCCCGCTCGGGCATCATCGGTGTCGTGGTGCATGACATCATGAACCCGTTCTACGGCGAAATCCTGAAGGCGATCGAAAGCGAGCTGGACCGCAGCCGTCATACCTTCATCCTTTCGAACCACTACGATTCCGTCGACAAGCAGCGGATGTTCATCGAAACGCTGCTGCAGCTGGGAGGCGACGGCGTCATCATGTCGCCGGCGATCGGAACGCCGCCGGAAGACGTCATGCTGGCCGAGGATAACAATATGCCGGCGATCTTTGTCGCCCGCTCGATGGAAGGCGTCGACGTGCCGATCTATCGCGGTGACGACAGTTACGGCATCTCGCTTGCAACAAACCACCTGATCGGTCTCGGTCACCGCACCATTGCGATGATCGGCGGTACCGATCAGACCTCGACCGGGCGTGACCGCTACCAGGGCTATGTCAGCGCGCTGCGCAAGGCGGGGATCGAAGTGGATCCGAACCTGCGCATTCCCGGACCCCGCACCAAGCAGGGCGGCTTCGAGGCGGCGGTCAATTTCCTGTCCCTGCCGCAGAAGCCCACGGCTGCCGTGTGCTGGAACGATCTCGTCGCCATCGGCCTGATGAACGGCATCGCCCGCGCCGGACTGGTGCCGGGCCGCGATGTCTCGGTCACCGGCTATGACGATCTGGAGGAGGCCTCCATCGCAACGCCGTCGCTGACGACCGTGTGGAACGGTCAGGCGGAGGTCGGGCGGCTTGCAGCGCGCGCGCTTCTGGATAAGCTGGCAGGCAATCATGAGCCGGACGGCATCCATCTCATCAAACCGGAAATGCGTATCCGTCAGTCGACCGGCCCCATCAAACGCTGA
- a CDS encoding MarR family transcriptional regulator has protein sequence MSKKDKSDKDKGEKKHKSGKKKDAGAVSVPLTVLVTQLARTMRTRLSHNLADSGLYAGQDGVMQLLGEEDGITPGALAQRLGVKAPTMTRTIGRMEAQGFVMRRADDKDARLTKVYLTEEGRNSIERIVSAADDCERVATKGLSGKEVKVLARLLVTVEENLRGDPERR, from the coding sequence ATGTCCAAAAAAGACAAGAGCGACAAGGACAAAGGCGAGAAGAAGCACAAGAGCGGCAAGAAGAAGGACGCGGGCGCCGTAAGCGTGCCGCTGACCGTTCTCGTCACCCAGCTTGCCCGCACCATGCGCACAAGGCTTTCGCACAATCTTGCCGACAGCGGCCTTTATGCCGGACAGGACGGCGTGATGCAGCTTCTCGGGGAGGAGGATGGCATTACGCCGGGCGCGCTTGCCCAGCGGCTCGGCGTCAAGGCGCCGACCATGACGCGCACCATCGGCCGCATGGAAGCGCAGGGTTTCGTCATGCGCCGCGCCGATGACAAGGACGCGCGATTGACCAAGGTCTATCTGACGGAAGAGGGGCGCAACAGCATCGAGCGGATCGTGAGTGCGGCCGACGATTGCGAGCGCGTGGCGACAAAGGGACTTTCCGGCAAGGAGGTAAAGGTGCTGGCCCGTCTGCTGGTGACCGTCGAGGAAAACCTCCGGGGCGATCCCGAAAGGCGCTGA
- a CDS encoding creatininase — protein MAKPRPHFHDNDLTAPVEERRDWIAVLPLGAHEQHGPHLPFETDALIAGGIAERLLAVLPEDLPVTFLPVEPVGYSPEHMDVEGTKSLAFDEAVNRWLAIAEDLSRKGIRKLVLLNAHGGNSPLMTIVITEARLRFDMLAVATSWTRFGVPEGVITPEAKAIDIHGGLIETSVMLALHPELVDMEKAEDFPSQQTRFAETFSHLRAYGPHAFGWKMSDLNEQGVAGNAAAATAEAGEKLIANAVKGLTELLRDVQRFDIDTFVCAGENLSPEQSL, from the coding sequence ATGGCGAAGCCCCGGCCGCACTTCCATGACAACGACTTGACTGCACCTGTGGAGGAACGCCGCGACTGGATCGCCGTCCTGCCGCTCGGCGCCCACGAGCAGCATGGCCCTCACCTGCCTTTCGAAACGGACGCGCTGATCGCCGGGGGCATTGCAGAACGGCTGCTTGCCGTACTCCCGGAAGATCTGCCCGTCACCTTCCTGCCTGTCGAACCCGTCGGCTATTCACCCGAGCACATGGACGTCGAGGGCACGAAAAGCCTCGCCTTCGACGAGGCCGTCAACCGGTGGCTGGCAATAGCCGAGGACCTCTCCCGCAAGGGCATCCGCAAGCTCGTCCTCCTGAATGCCCATGGCGGCAATTCGCCGCTGATGACCATCGTCATCACGGAAGCACGGCTGCGTTTCGACATGCTGGCGGTCGCCACCAGCTGGACCCGCTTCGGCGTGCCGGAAGGTGTCATTACGCCGGAGGCCAAGGCGATCGACATCCATGGCGGCCTGATCGAAACGTCGGTGATGCTCGCCCTCCATCCCGAACTGGTCGACATGGAAAAGGCTGAGGACTTCCCGTCGCAGCAAACCCGATTTGCCGAAACCTTCAGCCATCTGCGCGCCTACGGTCCGCACGCCTTCGGCTGGAAGATGTCCGACCTCAACGAACAGGGCGTTGCCGGCAATGCGGCTGCGGCCACCGCCGAGGCGGGTGAAAAGCTGATCGCCAATGCTGTGAAGGGCCTCACCGAACTGCTACGCGACGTGCAGCGCTTCGACATCGATACTTTTGTCTGCGCGGGTGAAAACCTTTCCCCTGAACAAAGCCTTTGA
- a CDS encoding cobalamin biosynthesis protein CobW: MTEAAAKPIPVTVLTGYLGAGKTTLLNRILSENHGKKYAVIVNEFGEIGIDNDLIVESDEEIYEMNNGCVCCTVRGDLIRVVEGLMRRPGRFDGIIVETTGLADPVPVAQTFFMDDDVRSKTELDAVVALVDAKHLPLRLKDSREAEDQIAFADVVVINKTDLVSHDELHRIEDIVRAINPSARIYATTRSGVDLARVLNQGAFNLERALENDPHFLDHDDPDHVCGPECGHDHHHHHDHDHDHHHHDHGHDHHGHHDHAPSPIHDVTVVSISLRGGEMNPDRFFPWIQKVTQTDGPNILRLKGIIAFKGDAERYVVQGVHMIIEGDHQRPWKDGEKRETRLVFIGRNLDREKLEKSFHACEATA; the protein is encoded by the coding sequence ATGACCGAAGCTGCCGCAAAACCCATTCCCGTCACCGTGCTGACCGGCTACCTTGGCGCCGGCAAGACGACGCTTCTCAACCGCATTCTCTCCGAGAACCACGGCAAGAAATATGCGGTCATCGTCAACGAGTTCGGCGAAATCGGCATCGACAACGACCTCATCGTGGAATCCGACGAGGAAATCTACGAAATGAACAACGGCTGCGTCTGCTGCACCGTTCGCGGCGACCTGATCCGCGTGGTCGAGGGCCTGATGCGCCGCCCCGGCCGCTTCGACGGCATCATCGTTGAGACTACCGGCCTTGCCGATCCGGTCCCCGTTGCCCAGACCTTCTTCATGGATGACGACGTTCGCTCCAAGACCGAACTCGACGCCGTCGTCGCGCTGGTGGACGCCAAGCATCTGCCGCTGCGCCTGAAGGACAGCCGCGAGGCGGAAGACCAGATCGCCTTCGCCGACGTCGTCGTCATCAACAAGACCGACCTCGTCAGCCATGACGAACTGCACCGCATCGAGGACATCGTCCGCGCCATCAACCCGTCAGCCCGCATCTACGCGACCACCCGTTCCGGCGTCGACCTTGCCCGCGTGCTGAACCAGGGCGCTTTCAACCTTGAGCGCGCCCTCGAAAACGACCCGCACTTCCTCGACCATGACGATCCGGACCATGTCTGCGGCCCGGAATGCGGCCACGACCACCATCATCACCACGACCATGATCATGACCACCATCATCACGATCATGGCCACGATCACCATGGCCACCATGATCACGCTCCCTCGCCGATCCATGACGTGACGGTCGTCTCGATCTCGCTGCGCGGCGGTGAAATGAACCCCGACCGCTTCTTCCCCTGGATCCAGAAGGTCACCCAGACCGATGGCCCGAACATCCTGCGCCTCAAGGGCATCATCGCCTTCAAGGGCGACGCGGAACGCTACGTCGTGCAAGGCGTGCACATGATCATCGAAGGCGATCATCAGCGTCCGTGGAAGGATGGCGAGAAGCGCGAGACCCGTCTCGTCTTCATCGGCCGCAACCTCGACCGCGAAAAACTGGAAAAGAGCTTCCACGCCTGCGAGGCCACGGCATGA
- a CDS encoding GNAT family N-acetyltransferase: MAAVLDSVRAFFAPAPAFVIDVETPADVVAREALLDRAMGADRRKKSSEKIRRGRLPAEGLAFVARDRDGHVVGTVRLWNVEAGVGRDGTVIDALLLGPLAVDAAHEGKGIGSALMRAAILEAKNRAHGAILLVGDAPYYERFGFFAGKTQHLVMPGPFARERFLALELKADWLDGAAGMIVASGRKLSAPAYRRAA, encoded by the coding sequence ATGGCCGCTGTTCTTGATAGCGTGCGCGCATTCTTTGCGCCTGCACCTGCCTTTGTCATCGATGTCGAAACGCCGGCGGATGTCGTCGCGCGCGAAGCTTTGCTTGATCGCGCCATGGGCGCGGACCGCCGCAAGAAGTCGTCGGAGAAGATCCGTCGCGGCCGGCTGCCGGCGGAAGGGCTCGCGTTTGTCGCCCGTGACCGGGACGGCCATGTCGTCGGCACCGTCCGGCTGTGGAATGTCGAGGCCGGTGTCGGTCGTGACGGCACCGTCATCGACGCGCTGCTGCTCGGTCCGCTCGCCGTCGATGCGGCCCATGAAGGCAAGGGCATCGGCTCGGCGCTGATGCGGGCTGCCATTCTCGAAGCGAAGAACCGTGCCCATGGCGCCATCCTGCTGGTTGGCGATGCGCCTTATTATGAGCGGTTCGGCTTCTTCGCCGGCAAGACCCAGCATCTGGTCATGCCCGGCCCGTTCGCCCGCGAGCGGTTTCTGGCGCTGGAGCTCAAGGCAGACTGGCTCGATGGTGCCGCAGGCATGATCGTTGCCTCCGGCCGCAAGCTGTCGGCCCCGGCCTATCGCCGCGCGGCCTGA
- a CDS encoding ornithine decarboxylase yields MATARILDFINTRRPEGPCLVVDLDVVRDNYSAFRHALPDSSIYYAVKANPAPEILSLLASMGSSFDCASVAEIQMALDAGASADRISFGNTIKKERDIARANALGVDLFAVDSHEEVEKISRAAPGARVFCRVLTDGEGAEWPLSRKFGCVPQMAVDVLVYAHQLGLESYGVSFHVGSQMTKVDAWDAALGDAKRVFTSLAKQGIHLQMVNMGGGFPTKYLRDIPSAEAYGRAINGALKKHFGNHIPRTIIEPGRGMVGNAGVIKAEVVLVSKKSDNDAHRWVFLDIGKFGGLAETMDEAIRYPIRTARDADEMEPCVLAGPTCDSADVLYEKNMYPLPVSLTIGDEVLIEGTGAYTTTYSAVAFNGFEPLKAYVI; encoded by the coding sequence ATGGCCACCGCTCGTATTCTCGACTTCATCAACACCCGACGTCCCGAAGGTCCCTGCCTCGTGGTTGATCTCGACGTCGTGCGCGACAATTACAGCGCCTTCCGTCACGCCCTGCCGGACAGCTCTATCTACTACGCCGTGAAGGCCAACCCGGCTCCGGAAATCCTGTCGCTGCTCGCCTCCATGGGCTCGAGCTTCGATTGCGCTTCGGTTGCCGAGATCCAGATGGCGCTCGATGCCGGTGCTTCCGCCGACCGCATCTCCTTCGGCAACACGATCAAGAAGGAACGCGATATCGCGCGCGCAAACGCTCTCGGCGTCGATCTCTTTGCGGTCGACAGCCATGAGGAAGTCGAAAAGATCTCGCGCGCCGCTCCCGGCGCCCGCGTGTTCTGCCGCGTGCTGACCGATGGCGAAGGCGCCGAATGGCCGCTTTCGCGCAAGTTCGGCTGCGTTCCGCAGATGGCGGTCGATGTGCTGGTCTATGCTCACCAGCTCGGTCTCGAGTCCTACGGCGTGTCCTTCCATGTCGGTTCGCAGATGACCAAGGTCGATGCCTGGGATGCCGCTCTCGGCGATGCCAAGCGCGTCTTCACCTCGCTGGCCAAGCAGGGCATTCACCTGCAGATGGTCAACATGGGCGGCGGCTTCCCGACCAAGTACCTGCGCGACATCCCGTCGGCGGAAGCCTATGGCCGCGCGATCAACGGCGCGCTGAAGAAGCACTTCGGCAACCACATCCCGCGCACGATCATCGAGCCGGGCCGTGGCATGGTCGGCAATGCCGGCGTCATCAAGGCCGAGGTCGTCCTCGTCTCGAAGAAGTCGGACAACGATGCGCATCGCTGGGTCTTCCTCGACATCGGCAAGTTCGGCGGTCTCGCCGAAACCATGGACGAGGCGATCCGCTACCCGATCCGCACCGCTCGCGATGCTGACGAGATGGAGCCCTGCGTGCTGGCCGGCCCCACCTGCGATTCCGCTGACGTGCTGTACGAAAAGAACATGTACCCGCTGCCGGTGTCGCTGACGATTGGCGACGAGGTCCTGATCGAAGGCACCGGCGCCTATACGACCACCTACTCGGCGGTTGCCTTCAACGGTTTCGAGCCGCTCAAGGCCTACGTTATCTGA